One Paraburkholderia kururiensis DNA window includes the following coding sequences:
- a CDS encoding chloride channel protein: MSTALIHTHKRDFSANARLPVICAIAACTGALATLAAFVLLSLIHLFTNLFFFGSLSFADRSPAHNTLGLWVVLVPTAGGLVVGLMARFGSDKIRGHGIPEAIEAILFGKSRMSPKVAVLKPLSSGIVIGSGGPFGAEGPIIMTGGALGSLIAQCVKLTAAERKTLLVAGAAAGMTAVFGTPLAAVLLAVELLLFEWRPRSFIPVALACAVAGFARALFFGTGPLFALQTAPADTQALLWCLLAGLLSGVLAAGLSAALYKIEDLFGELPLHWMWWPAIGGLVVGIGGFFEPRALGVGYDVIGDLLHQHIALQAAIAILVVKAVIWVIALGSGTSGGVLAPLLMLGAGLGVVLGHVLPGHDAALWPLVCMAATLGATLGAPLTAIVFAFGLTHDANALLPLLAATLIAHGFATVVMRRSIMTEKIARRGYHIYREYSVDPLERHYVDEVMTQQVETIDADLTVAAALASYFGPMQTHRAYPVVEKDGVFVGMVDRALLDTFAADTTKYGPDAPLHTALRDRQLVTALREETCRLVATRLAVHGLERLAVVTDRESRKLVGIVSRSDLVKPSLALFDEEHKRERFRRIAPVVARRRLAPLGQSRRP, from the coding sequence ATGAGCACCGCCCTGATCCACACCCACAAGCGCGACTTCTCCGCGAACGCGAGACTGCCGGTGATCTGCGCCATCGCCGCCTGCACCGGTGCGCTCGCTACGCTGGCCGCGTTCGTGCTGCTGAGTCTCATCCATCTGTTTACGAACCTGTTCTTCTTCGGCAGCCTTTCTTTTGCCGACCGCTCGCCCGCGCACAACACGCTGGGCCTGTGGGTGGTGCTCGTGCCCACGGCGGGCGGTCTCGTGGTGGGGCTCATGGCGCGCTTCGGGTCCGACAAGATTCGCGGCCACGGCATTCCCGAGGCCATCGAAGCCATCCTGTTCGGCAAGAGCCGCATGTCGCCGAAGGTGGCGGTATTGAAGCCGCTTTCGTCGGGCATCGTGATCGGCAGCGGCGGGCCGTTCGGCGCGGAAGGTCCGATCATCATGACGGGCGGCGCGCTGGGTTCGCTCATCGCGCAGTGCGTGAAGCTCACGGCTGCGGAGCGCAAGACGCTGCTCGTCGCGGGCGCCGCGGCGGGCATGACCGCGGTGTTCGGTACGCCGCTCGCGGCGGTGCTGCTCGCGGTCGAACTGCTGCTGTTCGAATGGCGGCCGCGCAGCTTCATTCCCGTGGCGCTTGCGTGTGCCGTAGCCGGCTTTGCGCGCGCGCTGTTCTTCGGCACCGGTCCGCTCTTCGCGTTGCAGACCGCGCCCGCCGACACCCAGGCGCTGCTCTGGTGCCTGCTTGCGGGACTGCTTTCCGGCGTGCTGGCCGCGGGCCTCTCGGCCGCGCTCTACAAGATCGAAGACCTGTTCGGCGAGTTGCCGCTGCACTGGATGTGGTGGCCGGCGATAGGGGGCCTCGTGGTGGGCATCGGCGGATTCTTCGAGCCGCGTGCGCTCGGCGTGGGCTACGACGTGATCGGCGACCTGCTTCATCAGCACATTGCGTTGCAGGCCGCTATCGCGATTCTCGTGGTGAAGGCCGTGATCTGGGTGATCGCGCTGGGCTCCGGCACGTCGGGCGGCGTGCTCGCGCCGCTCCTGATGCTGGGCGCCGGGCTCGGCGTCGTGCTGGGCCACGTGCTGCCCGGTCACGATGCCGCGCTGTGGCCGCTCGTCTGCATGGCCGCGACGTTGGGCGCCACGCTCGGCGCGCCGCTCACGGCCATCGTGTTCGCGTTCGGTCTGACGCACGATGCCAACGCGCTGCTGCCGCTGCTCGCGGCGACGCTCATCGCGCACGGCTTCGCAACCGTCGTCATGCGGCGCTCCATCATGACGGAGAAGATCGCGCGACGCGGCTATCACATCTACCGCGAATACAGCGTGGACCCGCTGGAACGTCATTACGTCGACGAAGTGATGACGCAGCAAGTCGAGACCATCGACGCGGACCTGACTGTGGCCGCCGCGCTCGCCTCGTACTTCGGGCCGATGCAGACGCACCGCGCGTATCCCGTGGTCGAGAAGGACGGCGTGTTCGTCGGCATGGTGGACCGTGCGCTGCTCGATACGTTCGCGGCTGACACGACGAAGTACGGCCCCGACGCGCCGTTGCACACCGCGTTGCGCGACCGGCAGCTCGTCACGGCCTTGCGCGAGGAAACGTGCCGGCTCGTCGCCACGCGGCTCGCCGTGCATGGTCTGGAGCGGCTCGCCGTGGTAACGGACCGTGAATCGCGCAAGCTGGTGGGCATCGTTTCGCGCAGCGACCTCGTCAAGCCTTCGCTTGCGCTCTTCGACGAGG
- a CDS encoding MarR family winged helix-turn-helix transcriptional regulator: MNKKLPALAKADFEQLSEFRYQMRRFERFSEQAAQSEGITPLQYLLLLHIKGFPGREWATIGELAERLQTQHHGMVALVSRCEALDLVERRTSESDRRQVEVHLRKAGERVLAKLAQLHRAELKSLEGQFRVPNIDL, translated from the coding sequence ATGAACAAGAAGCTTCCAGCGCTTGCGAAAGCCGATTTCGAGCAGCTCTCGGAATTCCGCTATCAGATGCGCCGGTTCGAACGTTTCTCCGAACAGGCCGCGCAGAGCGAAGGCATTACGCCGCTGCAGTACCTGCTGCTGTTGCACATCAAAGGGTTTCCGGGGCGCGAGTGGGCCACCATCGGCGAACTGGCCGAACGTTTGCAGACGCAGCATCACGGCATGGTGGCGCTCGTGTCGCGCTGCGAGGCGCTCGATCTGGTCGAGCGCAGAACGAGCGAAAGCGACCGGCGCCAGGTGGAAGTGCATCTGCGCAAGGCCGGCGAGCGCGTGCTCGCGAAGCTCGCGCAATTGCATCGCGCCGAACTGAAGTCGCTGGAAGGCCAGTTCCGCGTGCCGAACATCGATCTTTGA
- a CDS encoding HPP family protein codes for MSRSVVARWFASFMPATVAIRWSERVRSAVGALVGIALTGTAMRLLLPASDVDVPLLVAPMGASAVLLFGVPASPLAQPWSIMGGNLVSAVVGVTCASLIANPVYAAATAVALALCAMFALRCVHPPSGAVALTAVLGGPAIHALGYGFVLAPIATQSAVLLGAAIVYHNLTGHRYPHAAPKQDQPVRAPGVPAPAQTFARADLEAVLRGRSELLDIDTGDLEALLRDVQLQAWSRSFDELTCADVMSRDVVTVSPATSAWAALKRLERYNIKSLPVMDERRHVAGIVTRADLARARPRKPAGWWDRGVALVPGFGGRAPAAQRAVTAGSLMSRSVHTVHVSTPIADLVPVFANYGHHHIPVLDNERRLAGIITQADLIAGLYRQSSREQRLAA; via the coding sequence GTGTCCCGTTCTGTCGTTGCCCGCTGGTTCGCCAGCTTCATGCCCGCCACTGTCGCCATTCGCTGGTCCGAACGTGTGCGCTCCGCCGTGGGCGCGCTCGTCGGCATTGCGCTCACCGGCACGGCGATGCGGCTGCTGTTGCCCGCCTCCGACGTCGACGTGCCGCTGCTCGTGGCGCCCATGGGCGCTTCCGCCGTGTTGCTGTTCGGCGTGCCGGCCAGTCCGCTTGCGCAGCCGTGGTCGATCATGGGCGGCAACCTCGTGTCGGCCGTGGTGGGCGTGACGTGTGCCAGCCTCATCGCCAATCCGGTGTACGCGGCGGCCACGGCGGTGGCGCTTGCCCTCTGCGCGATGTTCGCGTTGCGCTGCGTGCATCCGCCTTCGGGCGCGGTGGCGCTCACCGCGGTGCTGGGCGGCCCGGCCATTCATGCGCTGGGCTACGGCTTCGTGCTGGCGCCCATCGCGACGCAGTCGGCCGTACTGCTGGGCGCGGCGATCGTCTATCACAACCTCACGGGCCACCGTTATCCGCACGCGGCGCCGAAGCAGGACCAGCCCGTGCGCGCGCCCGGCGTGCCCGCGCCCGCGCAGACCTTCGCGCGCGCCGATCTGGAAGCCGTACTGCGCGGGCGCAGCGAACTGCTCGACATCGACACGGGCGACCTCGAAGCGTTGCTGCGCGACGTGCAATTGCAGGCATGGAGCCGCTCGTTCGACGAACTGACCTGCGCCGACGTGATGTCGCGCGACGTGGTGACGGTCTCGCCCGCAACGTCCGCATGGGCCGCGCTGAAGCGGCTCGAGCGATACAACATCAAGTCACTGCCGGTGATGGACGAACGCCGTCACGTGGCCGGCATCGTCACGCGTGCGGACCTGGCCCGCGCGAGGCCGCGCAAACCGGCGGGATGGTGGGACAGAGGCGTGGCGCTCGTGCCTGGTTTCGGTGGGCGCGCGCCGGCTGCGCAACGCGCCGTCACGGCCGGTTCGCTGATGAGCCGCAGCGTGCACACGGTGCATGTGTCCACGCCGATTGCGGACCTCGTGCCCGTGTTCGCCAACTACGGGCACCACCATATTCCCGTGCTGGACAACGAGCGCCGGCTGGCCGGCATCATCACGCAGGCGGACCTGATCGCCGGGCTGTATCGGCAGAGCTCGCGCGAGCAGCGTCTCGCCGCCTGA
- a CDS encoding phospholipase C: MSFRQACALTAAAAAGATALALAACSSSGNDVNQTVSNQDALTTATPIKHLVVIFNENVSFDHYFATYPSASNPTGEPAFTAAAGTPSINGLSGTLLTANPNFTNTANGAGASNPFRLDRTQAATADQNHAYTAEQEAYDNGLADLFPKFTGKGTSGGAGAFGTTGQVMGYYDGNTVTGLWNYAQHYAMSDNAYTTSYGPSTPGALNVIAGQTNGMQVVVANTGPVSATATSSYYVDDGQGGFTMINDVDPGFDVCSSTTNAAMMTGKNIGDLLNSANITWGGFMGGFDLSQTNSNGTTGCKRSTLSTVVNASTADYIPHHNWFQYYKSTSNPQHTRPSSTAAIGSSLETDGKTPEPANHQYDADDFFAAVKAGNFPSVSFVKAPAFQDGHAGYSDPLDEQAFTAKVVNFLQQQPDWKNTAVVVTWDDSDGWYDHAYTSPTLASFHPLADQLNGAGVCGSGTAPNGVNGKPVNGRCGPGTRIPFLVISPWAKTNFVDHTLINQSSVVRFIEDNWLNGQRLGGGSADASAGSMMNMFDFTSTPKTSPVFIDPTQGTVVATPPAS; the protein is encoded by the coding sequence ATGTCTTTTCGCCAGGCCTGTGCTCTGACCGCCGCAGCCGCCGCCGGGGCCACGGCCCTCGCCCTTGCCGCCTGCAGCAGCAGCGGCAACGACGTCAACCAGACCGTCTCGAACCAGGACGCGCTGACGACGGCCACGCCGATCAAGCACCTCGTCGTGATCTTCAACGAGAACGTGTCGTTCGATCACTACTTCGCGACCTACCCGAGCGCGTCGAACCCGACCGGCGAACCGGCCTTCACGGCCGCCGCGGGCACGCCTTCGATCAACGGCCTCTCAGGCACGCTGCTCACGGCGAACCCGAACTTCACGAACACGGCGAACGGCGCGGGCGCGTCGAACCCGTTCCGTCTCGACCGCACGCAGGCGGCCACGGCGGACCAGAACCACGCCTACACCGCGGAACAGGAAGCCTACGACAACGGCCTCGCCGACCTCTTCCCGAAGTTCACGGGTAAGGGCACGAGCGGCGGCGCCGGCGCGTTCGGCACCACGGGCCAGGTGATGGGCTACTACGACGGCAACACCGTGACGGGCCTCTGGAACTACGCGCAGCACTACGCGATGAGCGACAACGCCTACACGACGAGCTACGGCCCGTCCACGCCGGGCGCGCTCAACGTGATCGCCGGCCAGACCAACGGCATGCAGGTGGTCGTCGCGAATACGGGGCCGGTCTCGGCCACAGCCACGTCGTCGTATTACGTGGACGACGGCCAGGGCGGCTTCACGATGATCAACGACGTCGATCCGGGCTTCGACGTGTGCTCGAGCACGACCAACGCCGCGATGATGACGGGCAAGAACATCGGCGACCTGCTCAACAGCGCGAACATCACGTGGGGCGGCTTCATGGGCGGCTTCGACCTGTCGCAGACGAACTCGAACGGCACGACGGGCTGCAAGCGCAGCACGCTCTCGACGGTCGTGAACGCGAGCACGGCCGACTACATTCCGCACCACAACTGGTTCCAGTACTACAAGTCCACGTCGAACCCGCAGCACACGCGGCCGAGCAGCACCGCCGCCATCGGTTCGAGCCTCGAGACGGACGGCAAGACGCCGGAGCCGGCGAACCACCAGTACGACGCGGACGACTTCTTCGCCGCGGTGAAGGCGGGCAATTTCCCGTCCGTGAGCTTCGTGAAGGCGCCGGCCTTCCAGGACGGTCACGCGGGCTACTCGGATCCGCTCGACGAACAGGCGTTCACGGCGAAGGTCGTCAACTTCCTGCAGCAGCAGCCCGACTGGAAGAACACCGCTGTGGTCGTGACGTGGGACGACTCGGACGGCTGGTATGACCATGCCTACACGTCGCCGACGCTCGCCTCGTTCCACCCGCTCGCCGACCAGTTGAACGGCGCGGGCGTGTGCGGCAGCGGCACGGCGCCGAACGGCGTCAACGGCAAGCCCGTGAACGGCCGCTGCGGCCCTGGCACGCGCATTCCGTTCCTCGTCATCTCGCCGTGGGCGAAGACGAACTTCGTCGACCACACGCTCATCAACCAGTCGTCGGTAGTCCGCTTCATCGAAGACAACTGGTTGAACGGTCAGCGTCTGGGCGGCGGGTCTGCGGACGCGAGCGCGGGCAGCATGATGAACATGTTCGACTTCACGAGCACGCCGAAGACGTCGCCGGTCTTTATCGACCCGACGCAAGGCACGGTGGTCGCCACGCCGCCGGCAAGCTGA
- a CDS encoding cytochrome-c peroxidase has protein sequence MVNAPSLPQPNAGSSNSANARSKGSVRRGAVRIVLYALAALVLASIWALVFPQQMPAAIGEYVETLTGANPHPVTLMRPAAAPLSAVALLGKQMFFDPRLSASGQQSCASCHSPQHAYGPPNGLPVQPGGPHMSLQGDRAVPLLTYLYRQPNFSIGPDDGEAETTASLADTAAQAASTPRAQKVAGTAPAAPAMVPQGGLFWDGRADTLQAQAYGPLFNPVEMANTDVKTVAAKIAEAPYAATLRQLFGPAIFNDPARVVSEAMFAIARYQVEDPSFHPYTSKYDYWLEGKVRLTRAEIRGLHLFTDKNRANCAGCHLAAPGKDGLPPMFTDYQYEALGVPRNRALAVNRDPAFHDMGVCGPHRTDLASQTQYCGMFLTPSLRNASTRQAFFHNGVYHSLDDVMKFYNLRDTDPGKIYPRGPDGKVMKYDDLPERFHANIDVTDAPFDRHFGEQPAMSDADIKDIIAFLKTLDDGYPPQTAQK, from the coding sequence ATCGTGAACGCTCCTTCCCTGCCGCAACCCAACGCTGGTTCTTCGAATAGCGCGAACGCCCGGTCGAAGGGCTCAGTACGCCGCGGTGCCGTACGCATCGTGCTCTACGCGCTTGCTGCGCTCGTGCTCGCCTCCATCTGGGCGCTCGTGTTTCCACAGCAGATGCCGGCCGCGATCGGCGAGTACGTCGAAACGCTGACGGGCGCGAATCCGCATCCCGTCACGTTGATGCGCCCCGCCGCCGCGCCGCTCAGTGCCGTCGCGCTGCTCGGCAAGCAGATGTTCTTCGATCCGCGGCTCTCGGCCTCGGGCCAGCAGTCGTGTGCGTCGTGTCATAGCCCGCAGCACGCGTACGGGCCGCCCAACGGACTGCCCGTGCAGCCCGGCGGCCCGCACATGTCGCTGCAAGGCGACCGCGCCGTGCCGTTGCTCACGTACCTCTATCGGCAGCCGAACTTCAGCATCGGCCCCGACGACGGCGAAGCCGAAACCACCGCGAGCCTCGCCGACACGGCCGCTCAGGCGGCCAGCACGCCGCGCGCGCAAAAGGTGGCGGGCACCGCGCCCGCGGCACCGGCGATGGTGCCGCAAGGCGGCCTGTTCTGGGACGGCCGCGCCGATACGCTGCAGGCCCAGGCCTATGGCCCGCTCTTCAATCCTGTGGAAATGGCGAACACGGACGTGAAGACCGTGGCGGCAAAAATCGCCGAGGCGCCCTACGCCGCCACGTTGCGCCAGCTGTTCGGACCGGCCATCTTCAACGATCCGGCGCGCGTGGTGTCCGAAGCGATGTTCGCGATTGCGCGCTACCAGGTGGAAGACCCGTCGTTCCATCCGTACACGAGCAAGTACGACTACTGGCTCGAAGGCAAGGTGCGGCTCACGCGCGCCGAAATACGCGGCCTGCACCTCTTCACCGACAAGAATCGCGCGAACTGCGCGGGCTGCCATCTGGCCGCGCCCGGCAAAGACGGGCTGCCGCCCATGTTCACGGACTACCAGTACGAAGCGCTCGGCGTGCCGCGCAACCGCGCGCTCGCCGTGAACCGCGACCCCGCGTTTCACGACATGGGCGTGTGCGGTCCGCATCGAACCGATCTCGCGAGCCAGACGCAATACTGCGGCATGTTCCTCACGCCGTCGCTGCGCAATGCCTCCACACGCCAGGCGTTTTTCCACAACGGCGTGTATCACTCGCTCGACGACGTGATGAAGTTCTACAACCTGCGCGACACGGACCCCGGCAAGATCTATCCGCGCGGCCCCGACGGCAAGGTCATGAAGTACGACGATCTGCCGGAGCGCTTCCACGCGAACATCGACGTGACGGACGCGCCGTTCGACCGCCATTTCGGCGAGCAGCCTGCCATGAGCGACGCGGACATCAAAGACATCATCGCGTTTCTCAAAACGCTCGACGACGGATATCCGCCGCAAACGGCGCAGAAATAA
- a CDS encoding DUF1810 domain-containing protein, producing the protein MDDNTERDDAYDLQRFVDAQDPVYARVCEELQAGRKRSHWMWFVFPQFQGLGDSAMAQRFAISSLPEAEAYLRHPVLGPRLRHTTALVNAVENRAIEDIFGYPDYLKFRSSMSLFAKAATDNAVFLDALRKYFEGEPDARTLALLAQHGA; encoded by the coding sequence ATGGACGACAACACAGAACGCGACGACGCCTACGACCTGCAACGTTTCGTCGATGCGCAGGACCCCGTCTATGCCCGCGTCTGCGAGGAATTGCAGGCGGGCCGCAAACGCAGCCACTGGATGTGGTTCGTATTTCCGCAGTTCCAGGGCCTGGGCGACAGCGCCATGGCGCAGCGTTTCGCGATTTCGTCGCTGCCCGAGGCCGAGGCCTATCTGCGCCACCCCGTGCTCGGCCCCCGGCTGCGGCACACCACCGCGTTGGTGAACGCAGTGGAAAATCGGGCCATCGAAGACATCTTCGGCTACCCGGATTACCTCAAATTCCGCTCGTCGATGAGCCTCTTTGCGAAGGCCGCTACCGACAATGCCGTGTTTCTCGATGCGCTGCGCAAGTACTTCGAAGGCGAACCGGATGCCCGCACTCTCGCCCTGCTCGCCCAGCACGGCGCATAA
- a CDS encoding cytochrome b: MTNIQPDADRYDPVARLLHWLIVALICAQFVLGWTMPEVHRDTQPVGLIAWHLAVGAALVAAMVLRIVWRLTHRPPPASLSPLLNTVSGATHFLLYAALVAVPLLGWANASSRGWAVNLLGAIPLPALSATGSSVGHAMGDIHSALAWVLLVLIGMHVGAALFHRFVLKDRVLQRMTW; the protein is encoded by the coding sequence ATGACCAACATCCAACCCGACGCCGACCGGTACGATCCGGTGGCCCGTCTGCTTCACTGGCTCATCGTGGCATTGATCTGCGCCCAGTTCGTACTGGGCTGGACGATGCCCGAGGTGCATCGCGACACGCAGCCTGTCGGCCTCATTGCCTGGCACCTGGCCGTAGGCGCCGCCCTGGTCGCCGCCATGGTGCTGCGCATCGTCTGGCGCCTCACGCACCGTCCGCCGCCCGCCAGTCTTTCGCCGCTGCTCAATACGGTTTCGGGCGCCACGCACTTTCTGCTCTACGCCGCACTCGTGGCCGTGCCGCTGCTGGGCTGGGCCAATGCGTCGTCGCGGGGTTGGGCCGTGAACCTGCTCGGCGCAATACCGCTGCCCGCGCTGTCCGCAACGGGTTCGAGCGTAGGCCACGCGATGGGCGACATCCACAGCGCGCTCGCATGGGTGCTGCTCGTGTTGATCGGCATGCACGTGGGCGCCGCGCTGTTCCATCGCTTCGTGCTGAAGGACCGGGTGCTGCAACGCATGACCTGGTAA
- a CDS encoding ArsR/SmtB family transcription factor: MRPFELSDDQVVELAEMFRLMGDPSRLKIIASCLSAPMCVSDIAAKHGLSQPLVSHHLRLLRAARVLRAERRGKQIFYEAADEHVKRVIDDMTEHVCEHLSSEFDEGHKDV; encoded by the coding sequence ATGCGGCCTTTCGAGTTGAGCGACGACCAGGTGGTGGAACTGGCGGAAATGTTCCGGCTGATGGGCGACCCCAGCCGCCTGAAGATCATCGCGTCGTGCCTGAGCGCGCCGATGTGCGTTTCGGATATCGCCGCGAAGCACGGCCTCTCGCAGCCGCTCGTGAGCCATCATCTGCGGCTGCTGCGCGCGGCGCGCGTGCTGCGGGCCGAACGGCGCGGCAAGCAGATCTTCTACGAAGCCGCGGACGAACACGTGAAGCGCGTGATCGACGATATGACGGAACACGTCTGCGAGCATTTGTCTTCCGAGTTCGACGAGGGCCACAAAGACGTCTGA
- a CDS encoding cation diffusion facilitator family transporter produces MAHPHSHDHHHGGHDHPHGHAHGDEHDHDHAGHHAAHDHSHAGHNHLHGVTDQHRIGWAFVVIALFMVVEVVGGLMSGSLALLADAGHMVSDAAALGFSWVAIHYGKRPATAQLSYGYKRLEILAAFVNGCALFVIAAWIVVEAVQRFASPVPVAGKTMMIVAIAGLASNVVAFLILHGGNRENLNVRGAWLHVLGDMLGSVAAIVAAGVILLTGWTPIDPILSIFVAVVILKSAWGIVRSSAHILLEGSPEGTDLAEIKSDLEQNVPQVRNAHHIHAWSITGEQHMVTLHVHPVEGAPHREVVSAVQRRLATRFNIDHVTVQIEEDACMDEHAHEHGGTGSKHCR; encoded by the coding sequence ATGGCACACCCACACTCGCACGACCACCATCACGGCGGCCACGACCATCCGCATGGCCATGCTCATGGCGATGAGCACGATCACGACCATGCGGGGCATCACGCCGCGCACGATCACAGCCACGCCGGCCACAACCATCTGCACGGCGTCACGGACCAGCATCGCATCGGCTGGGCGTTCGTCGTCATTGCGTTGTTCATGGTGGTGGAGGTGGTGGGCGGCCTGATGTCCGGCTCGCTGGCACTGCTCGCCGACGCGGGGCACATGGTAAGCGACGCCGCAGCACTCGGCTTCAGCTGGGTCGCCATTCACTACGGCAAGCGCCCCGCTACCGCGCAACTCTCGTACGGCTACAAGCGGCTCGAAATTCTCGCCGCCTTCGTGAACGGCTGCGCGCTCTTCGTCATTGCCGCATGGATCGTGGTCGAAGCCGTGCAGCGCTTCGCCTCGCCCGTGCCCGTTGCGGGCAAGACGATGATGATCGTGGCGATTGCGGGTCTCGCGTCGAACGTGGTGGCGTTTCTGATTCTTCACGGCGGCAACCGCGAAAACCTCAACGTGCGCGGCGCGTGGCTGCATGTGCTGGGCGACATGCTCGGGTCGGTCGCGGCCATCGTGGCCGCAGGCGTGATTCTGCTGACGGGCTGGACGCCCATCGACCCCATCCTCTCCATCTTCGTCGCCGTCGTGATTCTCAAGAGCGCGTGGGGCATCGTGCGGTCGTCGGCGCACATTCTGCTGGAAGGGTCGCCCGAAGGAACGGATCTCGCCGAGATCAAATCGGACCTCGAACAAAACGTGCCTCAGGTGCGCAACGCGCATCACATTCACGCGTGGTCCATTACCGGCGAGCAGCACATGGTCACGCTGCACGTGCATCCTGTGGAAGGTGCGCCTCACCGCGAGGTGGTGAGTGCCGTGCAGCGCCGGCTGGCAACGCGCTTCAACATCGACCACGTCACCGTGCAGATCGAAGAAGACGCGTGCATGGACGAACACGCGCACGAGCACGGCGGCACCGGCAGCAAGCACTGCCGCTAG
- a CDS encoding sulfonate ABC transporter substrate-binding protein, protein MTANHSSHDDIEPRADNAQRRALLKHALTGTATLAAVRAAGMASGLAALASSIDARAQGNGKVLRVGYQKYGNFIVLKASGALEKRLAPLGVTVQWTEFPGGPQLLEGLNAGAVDVGTVGETPPIFAQAGGVDFVYIGSEPPAPKAEAIVVPHDSPIRSVADLRGKKVALNRGSNVHYLLVKALEQAKVGYQEIVPAYLPPADARAAFTQGSVDAWVIWDPYLAAVQRQANARVLVDGEGLVRNTQYYLAGRRFASAQPQLVHALLEEVSRIDTWARDNIPAVAAQLSPQVGLDTATLELALKRTTYGVQRVDAATIAYQQQIADTFTNLKLIPKKLDVAQARWDDAAS, encoded by the coding sequence ATGACAGCGAATCACTCATCACACGACGACATCGAACCACGCGCAGATAACGCGCAACGGCGCGCGCTGCTGAAGCACGCGCTGACGGGCACGGCGACACTCGCCGCCGTGCGCGCGGCGGGCATGGCGAGCGGCCTCGCGGCGCTTGCGTCGAGCATCGATGCACGCGCTCAAGGCAACGGCAAGGTGCTGCGCGTGGGCTATCAGAAGTACGGCAACTTCATCGTGCTCAAGGCGAGCGGCGCGCTCGAAAAGCGCCTGGCGCCGCTCGGCGTCACGGTGCAATGGACCGAGTTCCCAGGTGGGCCGCAACTGCTCGAAGGGCTCAACGCGGGCGCGGTGGATGTGGGTACGGTGGGCGAGACGCCGCCCATCTTCGCGCAGGCGGGCGGCGTGGATTTCGTCTACATCGGCAGCGAACCGCCTGCGCCGAAGGCCGAGGCCATCGTGGTGCCGCACGATTCGCCCATTCGCTCCGTGGCCGATCTGCGCGGCAAGAAGGTGGCGCTCAATCGCGGCTCGAACGTGCATTACCTGCTCGTGAAGGCGCTGGAACAGGCGAAGGTGGGCTACCAGGAGATCGTGCCCGCGTATCTGCCTCCCGCGGACGCGCGCGCGGCGTTCACGCAGGGCAGCGTGGACGCATGGGTCATCTGGGATCCTTATCTTGCCGCTGTGCAGCGCCAGGCGAACGCGCGCGTGCTCGTGGACGGCGAGGGGCTCGTGCGCAACACGCAGTACTACCTGGCAGGCCGTAGATTCGCGAGTGCGCAGCCGCAACTCGTGCATGCGTTGCTGGAAGAAGTGAGCCGTATCGACACGTGGGCGCGCGACAACATCCCGGCTGTGGCGGCGCAGCTTTCGCCGCAGGTGGGGCTCGACACGGCCACGCTGGAACTCGCGCTGAAGCGCACCACGTATGGCGTGCAACGCGTGGATGCGGCCACCATTGCGTATCAGCAGCAGATTGCCGATACGTTCACGAATCTCAAGCTGATTCCGAAGAAGCTCGACGTGGCGCAGGCGCGCTGGGACGACGCAGCGTCGTAG
- a CDS encoding GntR family transcriptional regulator: MSTLAATPPPARLPPQPRYAQIKDVLRARILDGTYAPHDRMPSEHELCTSFGVSRITVRQALGDLQKEGLLFKQHGKGTFVSRPKAFQNVTSLQGFAEAMSSLGHEVVNLVQGVRASGASEAVAARLALPEGAPVVEIRRVRLLDREPVSYEITWVPEAIGKRLAKADLATRDVFLVIENDCGVPLGHADVAIDATLASAEVANALNVDEGSAVLRIERLTHDASGAPVDYEFLYFRGEAFQYRLRIDRERAV, encoded by the coding sequence ATGTCCACGCTTGCCGCAACACCTCCGCCCGCCAGGCTGCCGCCGCAGCCCCGCTACGCGCAGATCAAGGACGTATTGCGTGCGCGCATTCTGGACGGTACCTACGCGCCGCACGACCGCATGCCTTCGGAGCATGAACTCTGCACGTCGTTCGGCGTGAGCCGCATCACCGTGCGGCAGGCGCTGGGCGACCTGCAAAAGGAAGGGTTGCTCTTCAAGCAGCACGGCAAAGGCACGTTCGTTTCGCGGCCCAAGGCGTTCCAGAACGTGACGTCGCTGCAAGGGTTCGCCGAAGCCATGTCGTCGCTCGGGCACGAGGTGGTCAATCTCGTGCAGGGTGTGCGCGCATCGGGCGCGAGCGAGGCCGTTGCCGCGCGGCTCGCACTTCCGGAAGGCGCCCCCGTGGTAGAGATCCGGCGCGTGCGGCTGCTCGACCGCGAGCCCGTGTCCTACGAAATCACCTGGGTGCCCGAAGCAATCGGCAAGCGGCTCGCGAAGGCCGATCTCGCCACGCGCGACGTCTTCCTCGTCATCGAGAACGATTGCGGTGTGCCGTTGGGCCATGCCGACGTCGCCATCGACGCCACACTCGCGAGCGCCGAAGTGGCCAACGCGCTGAATGTCGATGAAGGGAGCGCCGTGCTGCGTATCGAGCGCCTCACGCACGATGCGAGCGGCGCTCCCGTCGATTACGAATTTCTCTACTTCCGCGGCGAAGC